Proteins encoded by one window of Thermobaculum terrenum ATCC BAA-798:
- a CDS encoding VOC family protein encodes MVGRLITRLDHVVVAVRDLQRAMEKYRERGFDVQPGGRHTGRGTENAIIRLGLEHIELISLYDRREAEEVGIGRRSLVEYLDRWDGGIVDWAVATD; translated from the coding sequence ATGGTCGGCAGGCTGATCACGAGGCTGGATCACGTCGTAGTTGCCGTGCGGGACCTGCAGAGGGCAATGGAGAAGTATCGCGAGAGGGGCTTTGATGTGCAACCTGGCGGCAGGCACACGGGCAGGGGGACGGAGAACGCGATCATCCGACTGGGTCTGGAGCACATAGAGCTGATATCTCTGTATGACCGACGCGAAGCGGAGGAGGTGGGCATCGGGCGACGATCGCTGGTGGAGTACCTTGACAGGTGGGATGGTGGCATAGTTGACTGGGCCGTAGCAACCGACTGA
- a CDS encoding ATP-binding cassette domain-containing protein yields the protein MSLRGSMHQHLRGTATVLRDLWRAIALLVVPAPATAAVYLLLVLASGVLPVMGTWLLKLVLDRLGAAQYGAALLAALLYAVTLALPAVLDPVQRAVSAWLEARAIAEIDLRLMGAGMRLVDLVEAERPAFHDRLRMTQEMPGLLPRMIYDFRAVLGSLITLVGLLLLLASLHPLLPVVLAALAVPHMVLEERSTKLLYWAMAMHSRAAREMDYCLRVVTEPGSAKEVRVFGLGGFFLGRFRDRSRAALREMTRIRLRHMGLSVALNVLYALALGGGLWYVAAQAGSGRLTIGDVGLYVNSIVQAQRLLHLLPDSFRRAYQTLLYTWDFFALLNDAEPRIKLPEPGKGLPVPGRLREGIELRGVSFRYPESTTCVLWGVSFELPAGKVTALVGHNGAGKSTLVKLLTRMYDPIEGEILLDGVPIQEYDLEDLRGRIAVVYQDFARLALTLGENIAVGGGDPERVPPEQIARAAVWAGAEEIAERLPQGYETELTRRFEGGVELSWGQWQRVALARGYVRDGAVVILDEPTR from the coding sequence TTGAGTCTGAGGGGATCGATGCACCAGCATCTGAGAGGCACGGCCACTGTGCTGCGCGATCTCTGGCGTGCCATCGCCCTGCTGGTGGTACCGGCGCCTGCCACGGCAGCGGTCTATCTCCTGCTCGTGCTGGCCTCCGGCGTCCTGCCTGTGATGGGGACCTGGCTCCTCAAGCTGGTGCTCGACCGCTTGGGAGCGGCACAGTACGGGGCTGCGCTGCTGGCAGCCCTGCTGTACGCGGTCACGCTCGCCCTGCCCGCGGTGCTGGACCCCGTACAGCGTGCCGTCTCGGCCTGGCTGGAGGCCAGGGCCATAGCGGAGATCGATCTGCGGCTGATGGGGGCGGGGATGCGTCTGGTGGACCTCGTGGAGGCGGAGCGGCCCGCATTCCACGACAGGCTGCGGATGACGCAGGAGATGCCCGGGCTGCTGCCCAGGATGATCTATGATTTTCGGGCTGTCCTGGGCTCGCTGATCACCCTCGTGGGACTGCTGCTGCTCCTGGCCTCCCTGCACCCGCTGTTGCCCGTCGTCCTGGCAGCGCTCGCCGTGCCCCACATGGTGCTGGAGGAGCGCTCGACGAAGCTGCTGTACTGGGCCATGGCCATGCACTCGCGGGCGGCACGGGAGATGGACTACTGCCTGCGGGTGGTCACCGAGCCAGGGAGTGCCAAGGAGGTGAGGGTGTTCGGCCTGGGAGGCTTCTTCCTGGGGCGCTTTCGGGACCGCTCCAGGGCAGCTTTGAGGGAGATGACGCGCATCCGCCTGAGGCACATGGGGCTCTCGGTCGCGCTCAACGTCCTCTACGCGCTGGCATTGGGTGGAGGGTTGTGGTACGTGGCCGCGCAGGCGGGCAGTGGCAGGCTGACGATCGGCGACGTGGGGCTGTATGTCAACAGCATAGTGCAGGCCCAGAGGCTGCTGCATCTGCTGCCCGACTCCTTCAGGAGGGCTTACCAGACACTCCTCTACACGTGGGACTTCTTTGCGCTGCTGAACGATGCCGAGCCGAGGATCAAGCTGCCCGAGCCAGGCAAGGGGCTGCCGGTCCCAGGGCGCCTCAGGGAAGGGATAGAGCTCAGAGGGGTAAGCTTCCGCTACCCAGAGAGCACGACCTGTGTGCTCTGGGGAGTAAGCTTTGAGCTTCCAGCAGGCAAGGTGACAGCGCTGGTGGGGCACAACGGGGCGGGCAAGAGTACTCTGGTCAAACTCCTCACCCGCATGTATGACCCCATAGAGGGAGAGATCCTGCTGGATGGGGTGCCCATACAGGAGTACGACCTGGAGGACCTGCGGGGGAGGATAGCAGTAGTCTACCAGGACTTTGCCCGCTTGGCCCTCACCCTAGGAGAGAACATAGCTGTGGGAGGGGGAGATCCAGAGAGGGTGCCACCAGAGCAGATAGCGAGGGCAGCGGTGTGGGCAGGGGCAGAGGAGATAGCAGAAAGGCTGCCACAAGGGTACGAGACGGAGCTCACCAGGAGGTTTGAGGGAGGGGTGGAGCTGTCATGGGGGCAGTGGCAGAGGGTGGCACTGGCCAGAGGTTACGTGCGGGATGGGGCGGTGGTGATCCTGGATGAGCCCACCAGATAG
- a CDS encoding asparagine synthetase B family protein, with protein MSGIVGVISFTDPVPSDLVKRIVASGMHRCGSAAAKHLGQVAVGCAELKITCEDFEDDQPLSFNGGRSWVVMDGRLDNRDELFDLLAVRSQQSSISDCRLAAMVYQRWGEHCVSKLVGNFALIIWDDRAKSMFCAVDHLATRPLFYTLNTKRFVVASTIKQILQVPGISDEIDDTYILANLCLQSTLPHHTSLTPYTSIRRLLPGHAIVTDINGRQRITRYWRPEELPVLYSSPRSEVIERVRATFKEAVRSQFRSCAAVMPTFSGGLDSSSIVCMAVLLQRESGLPCKGFRPVSETYKTGTVADESSFRRAAIKMYGLDVIEFPGDDLWYMRDLVEGTFPEPDEPFGAYLVRAEMQVYADVAWRSGCNVLVFGYGGDELMQGTSYFLGDYLRQLKIKELIHGIWSESRWPNLNVTTLLLRYAILPMVPPLFWRFSINIRGHNRRWNPETEWYIPGIPPWLSVQQCIKSGIFARVWKEFPEHYTPLPSRAQHLVWLRQNNFSLWLDNYVFMPKGCEARMPFMDRRFVELALMIPTEWKRGFDADGTIVTKLILREAMRSILPEAIRERRDKVNFGRTLALGLRHELPKLLNNRSWEVVERGYVEQDGLERALKSWRIGMRDFLPQICSLLATELWLRQMRTRSHEPGWDVRQMDLVRVI; from the coding sequence ATGAGCGGTATTGTAGGAGTTATTAGCTTCACCGATCCCGTGCCAAGTGACCTGGTAAAGCGCATCGTTGCCAGTGGGATGCACCGGTGCGGAAGCGCTGCAGCAAAGCATTTGGGGCAGGTGGCGGTTGGCTGCGCGGAGTTGAAGATAACATGCGAGGACTTCGAGGATGACCAACCACTGAGCTTCAATGGGGGACGCTCCTGGGTGGTCATGGACGGTCGACTAGATAACCGAGATGAGTTGTTCGACCTGTTGGCAGTTAGGTCTCAGCAAAGCAGCATCTCCGACTGCCGGCTGGCGGCAATGGTCTATCAGCGTTGGGGAGAGCATTGCGTTAGCAAATTAGTGGGTAACTTTGCACTCATCATTTGGGACGATCGAGCCAAGAGCATGTTCTGTGCTGTAGACCATCTCGCCACTCGTCCCCTGTTCTACACGCTAAACACCAAGCGTTTTGTCGTGGCATCAACCATCAAGCAGATCCTGCAGGTCCCAGGCATCTCTGATGAGATCGACGATACTTATATCCTTGCCAATTTATGTCTCCAGTCTACTCTGCCACACCATACCTCATTGACTCCCTATACCAGCATAAGAAGACTCTTACCGGGTCATGCGATCGTGACTGATATTAATGGTCGGCAGCGCATAACTCGTTACTGGAGGCCCGAAGAGCTCCCAGTGCTGTACTCAAGCCCTCGCTCAGAGGTAATTGAGCGGGTGCGTGCTACTTTCAAGGAGGCTGTAAGGAGCCAATTCCGTTCTTGTGCTGCGGTAATGCCCACGTTTAGCGGTGGGCTAGATTCATCAAGCATAGTGTGCATGGCCGTGCTGTTGCAACGTGAGTCTGGCCTTCCCTGTAAAGGTTTCAGGCCGGTATCTGAGACCTACAAGACGGGCACAGTTGCGGACGAGTCCTCCTTCCGAAGGGCTGCTATCAAAATGTATGGCCTCGACGTGATAGAGTTTCCCGGGGATGACCTGTGGTATATGCGCGACTTGGTGGAGGGAACCTTTCCAGAACCCGACGAACCCTTCGGGGCGTATTTAGTACGTGCTGAGATGCAGGTGTATGCTGATGTAGCTTGGCGCTCAGGTTGTAACGTGTTGGTCTTTGGGTATGGGGGTGACGAGCTAATGCAAGGTACCTCTTACTTTCTAGGTGATTACCTGAGGCAGCTAAAGATCAAGGAGCTCATACATGGAATCTGGTCTGAATCCCGTTGGCCCAACTTGAATGTAACCACCTTACTCCTGCGGTATGCAATATTACCAATGGTGCCGCCTCTGTTTTGGCGGTTTAGTATCAATATCAGGGGACACAACAGGCGATGGAATCCTGAAACCGAGTGGTATATTCCAGGCATTCCCCCTTGGCTATCTGTCCAGCAGTGTATCAAGTCGGGAATATTCGCTAGAGTATGGAAGGAGTTCCCTGAGCATTATACCCCTCTACCGTCTCGGGCCCAACACCTCGTATGGTTGCGCCAGAATAACTTTAGCCTCTGGTTAGATAATTATGTATTTATGCCAAAGGGCTGCGAAGCTCGCATGCCCTTCATGGACAGACGCTTCGTTGAACTGGCCCTTATGATTCCGACTGAATGGAAGAGAGGGTTCGATGCTGATGGCACTATTGTGACAAAGCTTATCTTGAGGGAGGCGATGCGTAGTATCCTACCTGAGGCTATTCGGGAACGAAGGGACAAGGTGAACTTTGGTCGCACTCTAGCGTTGGGCCTGCGGCACGAGTTACCCAAGCTATTGAATAATAGGTCTTGGGAGGTCGTCGAGCGTGGTTACGTGGAGCAGGATGGATTGGAACGGGCCCTTAAATCGTGGCGAATTGGGATGCGGGATTTCTTGCCGCAAATATGCTCTCTGCTGGCAACAGAGTTATGGTTACGTCAGATGCGTACGCGTTCACATGAGCCTGGGTGGGACGTGCGTCAAATGGACTTGGTGCGCGTCATCTGA
- a CDS encoding MFS transporter gives MFLLLAYMITVATSTMYSFFGIYIRDIEGTTSLLGTAFSLSAISDMPIIAFSGLLLRWLGPRKLLLIAVISYAVRLGVYGFLPDPRRVILVQLMHGLCSGGYLCPRDASPSLVGRELAATAQAMLASVSMGFGSIMGSIVGGALLDIVGTVGIYRLASGVMLLALVVLLLSMRLLSEGDVEKPSLVTAQLQESTVRPDKLVRQLPT, from the coding sequence GTGTTTCTTTTGTTAGCTTACATGATCACGGTAGCGACGAGCACGATGTACTCCTTCTTCGGGATCTACATCCGGGATATCGAGGGAACAACTTCTCTGCTGGGCACTGCCTTCTCGCTCTCTGCTATAAGTGATATGCCAATCATCGCTTTCAGCGGCTTGCTGCTTCGCTGGCTGGGACCTAGGAAGCTCCTGCTAATAGCGGTTATCTCCTACGCAGTACGGCTAGGGGTTTACGGTTTCCTGCCTGATCCGAGGCGGGTAATTCTGGTTCAACTGATGCATGGGTTGTGCTCTGGGGGATATCTGTGTCCACGGGACGCTAGCCCATCGCTGGTGGGGAGGGAGCTTGCGGCAACAGCCCAGGCAATGCTTGCGTCGGTGTCAATGGGCTTTGGGAGCATCATGGGCTCGATCGTTGGGGGTGCGCTGCTCGATATAGTAGGCACAGTGGGTATCTATAGGTTAGCATCTGGTGTCATGCTGCTGGCTCTAGTAGTGCTTTTGCTGAGCATGAGACTGCTGTCCGAAGGTGATGTGGAGAAACCATCGCTCGTTACCGCTCAACTGCAGGAGAGCACGGTCCGGCCGGACAAGTTAGTTAGGCAACTGCCAACATAA
- a CDS encoding MFS transporter, which produces MRLSYWWWFAAIGSFTPFVSLYCRDLGLSGIEIGLLTAMTAMGTAFLAPMWAHSATSTRCTNSC; this is translated from the coding sequence ATGCGGCTGAGCTACTGGTGGTGGTTTGCGGCGATTGGGTCATTCACGCCGTTCGTATCGTTGTACTGTCGTGACCTGGGGCTGAGCGGGATAGAGATAGGCCTGCTGACGGCGATGACCGCCATGGGGACTGCGTTCCTGGCACCTATGTGGGCGCACTCGGCGACAAGTACGCGGTGCACAAACAGTTGCTGA
- a CDS encoding NEW3 domain-containing protein, giving the protein MIIQPVRTILSLGRTMPAVLDVTTYSQQRLEVTLSLEVPEGWLASPIQTSFTLDTGETRRISIDVSVPEWADLDTYMLAVKLQYSGTSRERSFEVTVVERSYAYVDEVYVILGETNQPNGLVQIEQEDGQTAADTVYGR; this is encoded by the coding sequence GTGATCATCCAGCCAGTAAGGACCATTCTCTCCCTTGGCAGGACGATGCCCGCGGTGCTGGATGTTACTACTTACTCCCAGCAGAGGCTGGAAGTTACCTTGTCGCTGGAGGTGCCAGAAGGCTGGTTGGCTTCCCCAATCCAGACCTCTTTCACCCTAGACACAGGAGAGACCAGGAGGATATCTATAGACGTATCCGTGCCTGAGTGGGCAGATCTTGACACCTACATGCTAGCCGTCAAGCTCCAGTACAGCGGAACATCGCGCGAGCGTAGCTTCGAGGTGACCGTTGTGGAGCGCTCCTACGCCTATGTCGATGAAGTGTACGTGATCCTCGGAGAGACCAACCAGCCGAACGGGCTGGTCCAGATAGAGCAGGAGGATGGGCAAACAGCGGCAGACACAGTCTACGGGCGGTAA
- a CDS encoding PqqD family protein: protein MEAKGKQKLLHLQVGTYSDLVGLRVTLASGIRWLENELQQVIVMNAETGDIYGLDESAAIAWKALMQSGSVNAAVDALVEAYHIEPEVATNDIAMFVSELLDNNLVAPFIK, encoded by the coding sequence ATGGAAGCCAAGGGAAAGCAGAAACTCCTCCACCTGCAGGTAGGGACCTACTCAGATCTTGTTGGGCTACGCGTGACGCTCGCTAGCGGCATTCGATGGCTTGAAAATGAGTTACAGCAGGTCATAGTAATGAACGCAGAGACGGGCGATATCTACGGCCTAGACGAAAGCGCAGCTATCGCCTGGAAGGCACTTATGCAGTCCGGTTCGGTCAATGCCGCTGTAGATGCCCTCGTCGAGGCCTATCATATCGAGCCCGAAGTCGCAACCAACGATATAGCCATGTTCGTTTCCGAACTACTAGATAACAACCTTGTGGCTCCCTTTATAAAGTAG
- a CDS encoding glycosyltransferase family 9 protein encodes MNGHKQIILPPEARVLAVQIYARGTLLLTTPALVALRQSYPRARIDLLASSRAAPLLASWEVLDDIIELERYLVNAEDGKVESGKDSTPPLRTVLRGRGYDAVIVFAHLFEPITTFKLRHIVRSTDAKTFSM; translated from the coding sequence ATGAATGGTCACAAGCAGATCATCCTACCGCCAGAGGCTCGTGTCTTAGCCGTCCAGATCTACGCCAGGGGCACCCTCCTGCTTACTACCCCAGCTCTAGTGGCTTTACGCCAGTCGTACCCAAGAGCCCGTATAGATCTGCTGGCATCTTCGCGTGCTGCTCCTTTGCTTGCCAGCTGGGAAGTGCTGGACGACATCATAGAGCTAGAGAGGTATCTCGTCAATGCCGAGGATGGCAAGGTGGAAAGTGGGAAAGACTCCACCCCTCCTCTGAGAACCGTCCTGAGAGGCCGCGGATACGATGCCGTGATTGTGTTTGCTCACCTCTTCGAACCTATCACGACATTCAAGCTTCGCCACATCGTACGGTCCACGGACGCCAAGACTTTCTCAATGTGA
- a CDS encoding recombinase family protein produces MSTGSDSTNRVGTGQMAAIYTRTPVGSDRDRTTPERQWEMCEELAVDLGYDTSEELVFTDSGPPTSDTRPGLMALIRALAEGRASAVIVDRQAARYHPRAAPQATHTGIRREDAPRL; encoded by the coding sequence ATGAGCACAGGAAGCGACAGCACGAACAGGGTGGGCACCGGCCAGATGGCGGCCATCTATACGCGCACGCCTGTAGGGTCCGATCGCGACAGGACCACTCCGGAGAGGCAGTGGGAGATGTGCGAGGAGCTGGCGGTGGACCTGGGATACGACACCAGCGAAGAGCTCGTGTTTACGGATTCCGGACCCCCGACGAGCGACACACGCCCGGGGCTGATGGCCCTCATAAGGGCGCTTGCGGAGGGCAGGGCGTCAGCAGTTATTGTGGACCGGCAAGCTGCTCGATATCATCCTCGAGCGGCTCCGCAAGCGACACATACAGGTATACGTCGCGAGGATGCCCCTCGGCTATAG
- a CDS encoding ABC transporter ATP-binding protein encodes MRLLSLAAGLTWQASPSLVGSILLLLLVQAAMSPVQLVLSKAVVDRIVLDAHLGRASSSMLTDLPLWALIGLAAAAFSLVPLLQFMLEVLRGLASDRVTIYLTGRVIEAVNRWQGLERFEDPRLADDLRAIRERAQSAGVDLMVEGAQACLSVLTALGLCLVLMGLHPLVPLLLMLAEVPFMRRYWDYLFRVVSHLYFVLPESRRLWYYRELTLSPEPAKDVRLYGLGGFLLRLYQDIFQRSVGQIDRERRRLALRVSLAGMISMGVIGLFYVYLVWQVAGGRLSLGDVVLYGGAATALYAELQSIALSLGFLPMQLVYLPSLERVLEALPDLPLPPRPHSVPRPIRQGIEFREVWFAYPGGEPVLRGVSLQIRPGKCLALVGHNGAGKTTIIKLLLRFYDPTKGQILLDGVDLRQYDPGQLREEFSVIFQDYMRYELTARENIGLGDVDRLWDEERVLGAARQGGGLEVIGKLPQGLETVLGREFGGRELSGGEWQRVALSRVCMREAQVLVLDEPTASLDVQTEHEVYQRFAELTRGRMTILISHRLSTVRMADRIVYLGGAGWWRRGLTRS; translated from the coding sequence TTGAGGCTGTTATCTTTGGCCGCGGGGCTCACCTGGCAGGCCAGCCCCTCGCTGGTGGGCAGCATCCTGTTGCTGCTGCTGGTGCAGGCGGCCATGTCCCCCGTCCAGTTGGTGCTGTCCAAGGCGGTGGTGGACAGGATAGTCCTGGATGCGCATCTGGGCAGAGCGTCGAGCAGTATGCTCACAGACCTGCCGCTGTGGGCCTTGATCGGGCTTGCGGCGGCAGCCTTCTCCCTCGTACCGCTGCTGCAGTTCATGCTGGAGGTCCTGCGGGGCCTCGCCAGCGACAGGGTGACCATATACCTCACGGGGAGAGTAATCGAGGCCGTCAACCGCTGGCAGGGGTTGGAGCGCTTTGAGGACCCCAGGCTGGCGGACGACCTGCGCGCGATCCGAGAGCGGGCGCAATCGGCTGGTGTGGACCTGATGGTGGAGGGCGCACAGGCTTGCCTATCGGTGCTGACCGCCCTGGGTCTCTGCCTGGTGCTCATGGGACTCCATCCCCTGGTGCCGCTGCTGCTGATGCTGGCGGAGGTACCTTTCATGAGGAGGTACTGGGACTACCTCTTCCGAGTGGTCTCCCACCTGTACTTCGTGCTGCCAGAGTCCCGCAGGTTGTGGTACTATCGCGAGCTGACGCTGTCTCCCGAGCCCGCCAAGGACGTGCGTCTGTACGGGCTAGGAGGCTTTCTGCTGCGGCTGTATCAGGATATCTTCCAGCGCTCCGTTGGGCAGATCGACAGGGAGCGTCGGAGGCTTGCCCTGAGGGTGTCGCTGGCGGGGATGATCTCGATGGGCGTCATCGGCCTGTTCTATGTCTACCTGGTGTGGCAGGTAGCAGGTGGGCGCCTGTCGCTCGGCGATGTCGTTCTCTACGGAGGTGCTGCCACGGCCTTGTATGCGGAGCTACAGTCCATCGCCCTGAGCCTGGGCTTCCTGCCGATGCAGCTTGTATACCTGCCTAGCCTGGAGAGGGTGCTGGAGGCTCTCCCTGACCTGCCCCTACCCCCAAGACCCCATTCGGTCCCCCGCCCCATCAGGCAGGGGATAGAGTTTCGGGAGGTGTGGTTTGCCTACCCAGGGGGAGAGCCCGTCCTGCGGGGTGTGTCCCTCCAGATACGCCCTGGGAAGTGCCTGGCACTGGTGGGCCATAACGGTGCTGGCAAGACCACCATCATCAAGCTGCTGCTGAGATTCTACGATCCCACCAAGGGACAGATCCTACTCGATGGGGTGGACCTGCGGCAGTACGATCCAGGGCAGCTGCGAGAGGAGTTCAGCGTGATCTTCCAGGACTACATGCGCTACGAGCTGACGGCTCGGGAGAACATAGGATTGGGGGATGTGGACAGGCTGTGGGATGAAGAGAGGGTGCTTGGGGCAGCCAGACAGGGGGGAGGCTTGGAGGTGATAGGGAAGCTGCCCCAGGGGCTGGAGACGGTGCTGGGCAGAGAGTTTGGGGGTAGGGAGCTGTCTGGAGGGGAGTGGCAGAGGGTGGCGCTATCCAGGGTATGCATGCGGGAGGCGCAGGTGCTGGTGCTGGATGAGCCTACGGCCTCGCTGGACGTGCAGACGGAGCACGAGGTGTACCAGAGGTTTGCAGAATTGACCAGGGGGAGGATGACGATACTGATCAGCCACAGGCTGAGCACTGTCAGGATGGCCGACAGGATAGTGTACCTGGGTGGGGCAGGGTGGTGGAGGAGGGGACTCACGAGGAGCTGA
- a CDS encoding SRPBCC family protein codes for MANYLFLSVWQVEAPIERVWDELSRVDRYPDWWTYVVQIEQLNSGNDHGRIKQSVSAYIHDNGLRSGARHGRTLDASPVVVRSHLQVVSHSIVAA; via the coding sequence GTGGCCAACTACTTGTTCTTATCCGTCTGGCAAGTTGAGGCACCCATCGAGCGCGTATGGGATGAACTCAGCAGAGTGGACCGTTATCCTGATTGGTGGACCTATGTGGTGCAGATCGAACAGCTAAATTCCGGGAACGACCACGGAAGAATCAAGCAATCCGTTAGTGCCTATATTCACGACAATGGGCTACGTAGTGGCGCTCGCCATGGTCGCACGCTGGATGCGTCGCCTGTGGTAGTGAGATCACACCTGCAAGTGGTTAGCCACTCCATAGTTGCGGCATGA
- a CDS encoding flavoprotein: protein MSTAILSYPRPIVFAPAMNQIMWNNPAFQRNKKRLEEDGHRVVQVIPTVELATGQYEGYAPSTEDLILQLASLRMSQLSTKRPDTALGRNPVAKPQQGPQ from the coding sequence TTGTCTACGGCTATCCTAAGTTATCCCAGACCTATAGTCTTTGCTCCGGCTATGAACCAGATTATGTGGAATAACCCGGCTTTCCAAAGGAACAAGAAGCGGCTTGAAGAGGATGGTCACCGTGTGGTCCAGGTCATACCAACTGTAGAACTAGCTACGGGCCAATACGAAGGATATGCGCCGTCAACGGAGGATCTAATCCTGCAGCTGGCATCTCTACGTATGTCTCAGCTAAGTACCAAGCGGCCTGACACAGCACTAGGGCGAAACCCCGTGGCTAAGCCCCAGCAAGGACCGCAGTAA
- a CDS encoding glycosyltransferase family 9 protein produces MRVEDHGYGAKHEADYFIALVEALGAKVESRRLVVPVTDVEVQQARALLGIIGPTRPLIAMHPGSGPISHARRWPEERFAALADLLYHRVGGHLLLLGDAEEADLHTRVIKMMRTNMPKTSLAGACSIRVTAALLASVDLFIGNDSDPMQLAVASGTPTVAIQVLSLRRPMASQMTCCLRLS; encoded by the coding sequence GTGAGGGTAGAGGATCATGGGTACGGCGCCAAGCACGAGGCAGATTACTTCATCGCCTTAGTGGAGGCGTTGGGCGCGAAGGTGGAAAGCAGGCGGCTAGTAGTGCCCGTCACCGATGTCGAGGTCCAGCAGGCCAGAGCGCTGCTGGGCATAATTGGACCTACAAGACCTCTCATAGCTATGCACCCTGGATCTGGTCCTATCAGCCATGCCAGAAGGTGGCCAGAGGAGAGATTTGCGGCTTTGGCGGACCTGTTATATCACAGGGTAGGTGGGCATCTGTTGCTGTTAGGAGATGCGGAGGAAGCCGACCTGCACACGCGCGTTATTAAGATGATGCGTACTAATATGCCTAAGACCAGTCTGGCGGGAGCGTGTAGCATAAGGGTAACTGCGGCCTTGTTGGCTTCTGTGGACTTGTTCATAGGCAACGATTCAGACCCCATGCAGCTAGCAGTCGCCTCTGGAACCCCTACAGTTGCCATCCAGGTATTATCGCTAAGGCGGCCAATGGCATCGCAGATGACCTGTTGTCTACGGCTATCCTAA
- a CDS encoding formyltransferase family protein produces MESKSKINIAILCSICKFATYPLYRLLSNRLFNPVVIAIHTKQLPRRDKKLSPIDINYADLLRLIDKDRVRIINEKKQLYQIEQELAASKPDIGVLLCFPYRVKKNIISIPNKGFINLHPSLLPANRGPDPIFWTLYYGDRETGVTVHKVTEELDEGPIILQQKVNIPVGTSYLELEDLCARIGADLLEAAIANIDTLIPMEQNEELATYNPFPKSENLVVSPDWTAERAFRFLRGIEGVWLPSISGVFGSIPVLKALEYTQEPMGEEIRSEDSTVLVRFRDGAVRIIPANQ; encoded by the coding sequence GTGGAATCAAAGAGCAAAATAAACATTGCAATACTATGTTCCATATGTAAGTTCGCCACTTACCCTCTGTACAGGTTATTATCAAATAGACTATTCAATCCCGTAGTGATAGCTATACACACTAAGCAACTTCCTAGAAGAGATAAGAAATTATCTCCTATTGACATAAATTATGCAGACTTACTGAGGCTTATAGACAAGGACAGAGTAAGAATCATTAATGAAAAAAAGCAGCTTTACCAAATAGAGCAGGAGCTTGCAGCCTCCAAACCAGATATAGGTGTATTACTCTGCTTCCCGTACAGGGTAAAAAAGAATATTATCTCGATACCGAACAAGGGTTTTATTAATCTACATCCATCTCTGCTACCTGCCAATAGGGGACCAGACCCCATCTTTTGGACCCTATACTATGGTGATAGAGAAACTGGTGTCACCGTGCACAAGGTAACAGAGGAACTAGACGAAGGGCCTATAATCTTACAGCAAAAGGTAAATATACCAGTAGGTACAAGTTATTTGGAGCTTGAAGACTTATGTGCCAGAATCGGAGCTGATCTGCTAGAGGCAGCTATAGCAAATATTGATACCCTAATACCAATGGAGCAAAACGAAGAGCTAGCTACTTATAATCCCTTCCCAAAGTCAGAGAATTTGGTTGTGAGTCCTGACTGGACAGCAGAGAGAGCATTTAGATTCCTTAGGGGTATAGAGGGTGTTTGGCTTCCTAGCATATCAGGCGTTTTCGGCAGTATTCCTGTTTTGAAGGCACTGGAATACACACAAGAGCCTATGGGAGAAGAAATAAGATCAGAAGATAGTACTGTCTTGGTAAGATTTCGAGATGGCGCGGTCAGAATCATCCCAGCTAATCAATAA
- a CDS encoding lasso peptide biosynthesis B2 protein, producing the protein MKSAVDLLRAFLLLIRAKLLVKSGSWMTFRDYLPKPASPSQQHGSAYVEHITRICNIAARLLPARTECLERSFVVCSMLRRRGISSDLCIGATRVPPLLFHAWVEVDDRVVNDTPLLKQGFLVIYRL; encoded by the coding sequence ATGAAATCTGCTGTAGATCTCCTTAGAGCATTCTTACTGTTGATCCGAGCCAAACTCTTAGTCAAAAGTGGTAGCTGGATGACATTCCGGGATTATCTCCCCAAGCCAGCTTCTCCCAGCCAGCAGCATGGGTCAGCATATGTGGAGCACATCACTCGGATCTGTAACATCGCTGCTCGTCTACTGCCGGCGAGGACCGAATGCCTGGAACGCTCTTTTGTGGTGTGTTCTATGCTGCGTCGGAGGGGGATAAGTTCCGATCTCTGTATAGGTGCAACACGGGTACCACCGCTCCTGTTCCATGCTTGGGTAGAGGTTGACGATCGTGTAGTTAACGACACACCTTTATTGAAGCAAGGTTTCTTAGTGATCTATCGCTTGTGA